In Oscillatoria sp. FACHB-1406, one DNA window encodes the following:
- a CDS encoding zinc ribbon domain-containing protein produces the protein MPLYDFRCKTCGDFEALRTIAELNVPMTCPICSEIVQRLFSPPMVNLNSGRLPSSDSGEPARVRRIKAPQPPKYQTVKGGRPWMLGHASERL, from the coding sequence ATGCCTCTATACGATTTTCGCTGTAAAACTTGTGGAGACTTTGAGGCTTTGCGAACCATCGCGGAGTTAAACGTACCAATGACTTGTCCGATCTGCTCTGAAATCGTGCAGCGCCTCTTTTCGCCGCCAATGGTAAACTTAAATTCCGGTCGCTTGCCTAGCAGCGATTCGGGAGAACCGGCGCGCGTGCGACGGATAAAAGCACCTCAACCGCCGAAATACCAAACGGTTAAAGGCGGACGACCCTGGATGCTCGGTCATGCGTCGGAGCGACTTTAA
- a CDS encoding DUF3598 family protein produces the protein MMSAQWENFLKNLGEWQGSFAAFSPEGELLGETPSVVSLIGSENNQKVSLTVRYLPPDEPPKEIALEYTQVAPKVLFFETGAFSQGSFQWGPYSEFGAEFGLIEGDRRLRAVMLYDRASQCNRITLIRERLPHSTTPDRPPLTVEQLAGTWEGQATTLYPDYRNPSVYPTRLSIAIENENRIQQKLEFGDRVVSSTGEIQGSRLLFNEGALPIQILLLPDGGSANCPQSIQRGHPFILEMGWLLEPQRRQRLIRSYNAKGEWMSLTLLEEQKVN, from the coding sequence ATGATGTCCGCACAGTGGGAAAATTTTTTGAAGAATCTGGGAGAATGGCAAGGTTCGTTTGCCGCCTTTTCTCCGGAAGGGGAATTGCTGGGAGAGACTCCCTCGGTTGTCTCGCTGATTGGTTCGGAGAATAACCAAAAAGTCTCGCTAACCGTTCGCTATCTTCCGCCCGACGAACCGCCCAAGGAAATCGCGCTCGAGTATACCCAAGTCGCCCCCAAAGTTTTATTTTTTGAAACGGGCGCGTTTTCTCAAGGTTCGTTCCAGTGGGGACCTTATAGCGAGTTTGGGGCTGAGTTTGGTTTAATCGAAGGCGATCGCCGCTTGCGCGCGGTAATGTTGTACGATCGCGCCAGTCAGTGCAATCGCATTACCCTCATTCGCGAACGTTTACCCCACAGCACCACTCCCGATCGCCCGCCCTTAACCGTCGAACAGTTAGCGGGAACTTGGGAAGGGCAAGCGACAACGCTTTATCCCGATTATCGCAATCCTAGCGTTTATCCGACGCGGCTTTCGATCGCGATTGAAAACGAAAATCGCATCCAACAAAAGTTAGAATTTGGCGATCGCGTTGTTAGCTCCACCGGCGAAATTCAAGGCTCCCGCCTGCTTTTCAACGAAGGCGCTTTACCCATACAAATTCTCCTGCTGCCCGATGGAGGTTCTGCTAATTGTCCTCAATCGATTCAGCGCGGTCATCCTTTCATCCTAGAAATGGGATGGCTACTCGAACCGCAGCGACGACAGCGCCTTATTCGCAGTTACAATGCTAAAGGAGAGTGGATGAGTTTGACCTTGCTCGAAGAGCAAAAAGTCAATTAA